From Cytophagales bacterium, a single genomic window includes:
- a CDS encoding gliding motility-associated C-terminal domain-containing protein → SNVTGNPSIPMQIDAFTGKLSVTPASTGLFVFSVLCEEFRGGVKIGAVRRDYQLLVIDCPENLKPEINLELPDTSAFYIEGKDTIVIYTADSTDKWCYQLAITDSNINENVTIKIIPQNFSPGIITLSQNQGFLADTSDTLKIDMCWDDCRNIQDTATFYIFDIVVQDNGCPVPKTDTLSVILLVIPEPNDTPGVFNDTVYIEHTDIENPLNNYVKIITNDTIYFLIVDDSIYFNVSGTDPDSDFVSLYAFGEGFNLQDYGMVFNDTSGIGSVTSQFYWKIECDKVEKGIYVVKFVVDDNTCFESHKDTIAVKFIVRDIFTVDTFKIPNVFTPNGDGKNECFEVRSGIRDLNPEVSIIYDESQFPKTSIYNRKKGLLELHKASCKDYFFEIEIYNRWGRLVFKDDKRDFKWCGEGFPDGVYFYIISFSESDHFKGTVTILR, encoded by the coding sequence ATCCAATGTAACAGGCAACCCTTCTATTCCCATGCAAATAGATGCTTTTACCGGCAAATTAAGTGTTACCCCTGCCTCCACCGGCCTTTTTGTTTTCTCAGTGTTGTGTGAAGAATTTCGTGGCGGTGTAAAAATTGGAGCAGTAAGAAGAGATTACCAGCTTTTGGTGATTGACTGTCCCGAAAACTTAAAGCCGGAAATCAATCTGGAATTACCTGATACCTCTGCATTTTATATTGAAGGAAAAGATACTATAGTTATCTACACTGCGGATTCGACAGATAAGTGGTGTTATCAATTAGCTATAACAGATAGCAATATAAACGAAAATGTAACCATAAAAATTATTCCACAAAATTTCTCACCGGGGATAATAACCCTTTCCCAAAATCAAGGCTTTTTGGCGGATACATCCGATACATTGAAAATTGACATGTGTTGGGATGATTGCAGAAATATTCAGGATACGGCAACATTTTATATATTTGATATAGTGGTGCAGGATAATGGATGCCCTGTGCCCAAAACCGACACCCTCAGTGTAATATTATTGGTCATCCCTGAACCTAATGATACTCCAGGTGTATTTAATGATACCGTTTATATAGAACATACTGATATTGAAAATCCACTCAATAATTATGTTAAAATAATAACAAATGATACAATTTACTTCTTAATAGTTGACGATTCAATTTACTTTAATGTATCCGGCACTGACCCTGATAGCGACTTTGTATCCTTATATGCTTTTGGAGAAGGTTTTAATTTGCAGGATTACGGGATGGTTTTTAACGATACATCCGGTATTGGAAGTGTAACGTCTCAATTTTATTGGAAAATTGAATGTGATAAAGTAGAAAAAGGAATATATGTTGTAAAATTTGTTGTTGATGACAATACCTGTTTTGAATCTCATAAGGATACTATCGCGGTAAAATTTATTGTAAGAGATATATTCACGGTTGACACATTCAAAATTCCTAATGTTTTTACGCCCAATGGGGATGGTAAAAATGAGTGTTTTGAAGTAAGATCGGGAATCAGGGATTTGAATCCTGAAGTTTCTATTATTTATGATGAAAGTCAATTTCCAAAAACATCAATATATAATCGTAAGAAAGGTCTTTTAGAGCTACACAAGGCAAGCTGCAAAGATTATTTTTTTGAGATTGAAATTTATAACCGCTGGGGCAGGCTTGTTTTTAAAGATGATAAAAGAGATTTCAAATGGTGTGGAGAAGGATTTCCCGATGGAGTTTATTTCTACATAATCAGCTTTTCAGAATCTGATCATTTTAAAGGCACGGTTACGATACTCAGGTAG
- a CDS encoding gliding motility-associated C-terminal domain-containing protein, whose translation MKWTFLYTILLLLLSPFAHATHIVGGEFELIYQTGYTYVLNLNLYFDDVNGNPGAEDDTVKVHTFDKKTNTWIETFSLPKTTNSEFIKYTDPDCEDSRLRTRIIKYQAEVYLNPADYSGPEGYYLIWERCCRNNIIDNINDPGVTGMTFYMEFPPVDKENTSPLFKLPFGDYACVDELFEYDFSAVDPDSALFGDSLVYSLVTPLKGHSSLTPGNVIPPAMPAPYVIVSWLDPPYSLSNVTGNPSIPMQIDAFTGKLSVTPAFTGLFVFSVLCEEFRGGVKIGAVRRDYQLLVIDCPQNIKPEINLQLPDTSAFYTEGKDTIVIYTADSTDIWCYQLAITDSNINENVTIKIIPNNFSPGIITLSQNQGIVVDTLKIDMCWDDCKNIQNMATLFIFDIMVQDSGCPVPKTSTLSVILLVIPEPNDTPSVFTDTVYIEHTDFDNPLNNYVKTITDDSIYFLIVDDSIYFNVSGTDPYSNFVSLYALGEGFNLQDYGMAFKDTSGIGSVASQFYWKIDCDKVEKGIYVVKFVVDDNTCIESLKDTITVKFIVRDFVTVDTFFVPNIFTPNGDGINDCFYMPHGNIINDSVIYYDGTQILKIQKFNLKEGHLELQKASCKDYFFEIEIYNRWGRVVFNDDKRDFKWCGEGFPDGVYFYVISFSESDHFKGTVTILR comes from the coding sequence ATGAAATGGACATTTCTATATACCATTCTGTTATTGTTATTATCCCCCTTCGCCCATGCCACGCACATTGTAGGCGGAGAGTTTGAGCTTATTTATCAGACAGGATATACTTATGTGTTAAACTTAAATCTCTATTTTGATGACGTAAACGGCAATCCTGGAGCAGAGGATGACACAGTAAAAGTACATACATTTGATAAAAAAACAAATACATGGATAGAAACTTTTAGTTTGCCGAAAACAACCAACAGTGAATTTATTAAATATACCGATCCGGATTGTGAAGATAGCAGATTGAGAACCAGGATCATCAAGTACCAGGCAGAGGTTTATCTCAACCCGGCAGATTATAGTGGCCCGGAAGGATATTATCTGATCTGGGAACGCTGCTGCCGGAATAACATCATTGATAACATTAATGACCCTGGAGTTACAGGCATGACCTTTTACATGGAATTTCCCCCTGTGGACAAAGAAAATACTTCCCCATTATTCAAACTGCCTTTTGGTGATTACGCTTGTGTGGATGAATTATTTGAATACGACTTTTCTGCAGTGGATCCGGACAGTGCTCTTTTCGGTGATTCATTGGTTTATTCGCTTGTAACGCCTTTAAAAGGACATAGCAGTCTTACGCCTGGTAACGTTATACCTCCTGCAATGCCTGCACCTTATGTTATTGTTAGTTGGTTAGATCCGCCATATAGTTTATCCAATGTAACAGGCAACCCTTCTATTCCCATGCAAATAGATGCTTTTACCGGCAAATTAAGTGTTACCCCTGCCTTCACCGGCCTTTTTGTTTTCTCAGTGTTGTGTGAAGAATTTCGTGGCGGTGTGAAAATCGGAGCAGTAAGAAGAGATTACCAGCTTTTGGTGATTGACTGTCCCCAAAACATAAAGCCGGAAATCAATCTGCAATTACCAGACACCTCTGCATTTTATACAGAAGGAAAAGATACTATAGTTATCTACACTGCGGATTCGACAGATATATGGTGTTATCAATTGGCTATAACAGATAGCAATATAAACGAAAATGTAACGATAAAAATTATTCCAAATAATTTCTCACCGGGGATAATAACTCTTTCTCAAAATCAAGGCATTGTGGTGGATACATTGAAAATCGATATGTGTTGGGATGATTGCAAAAATATTCAAAACATGGCAACACTTTTTATATTTGATATAATGGTGCAGGATAGCGGATGCCCTGTGCCCAAAACCAGTACCCTCAGTGTAATATTATTGGTCATACCTGAACCTAATGATACTCCAAGTGTTTTTACTGATACTGTTTATATAGAACATACTGACTTTGACAATCCACTCAATAATTATGTTAAAACAATAACAGATGATTCAATTTACTTCTTAATAGTTGACGATTCAATTTACTTTAATGTATCCGGCACTGACCCTTATAGCAACTTTGTATCCTTATATGCACTTGGAGAAGGTTTTAATTTGCAGGATTACGGAATGGCTTTTAAAGATACATCCGGTATTGGAAGTGTAGCGTCTCAATTTTATTGGAAAATTGATTGTGATAAAGTAGAAAAAGGAATATATGTTGTTAAATTTGTTGTTGATGACAATACCTGTATTGAATCTCTTAAGGATACTATCACGGTAAAATTTATTGTAAGAGATTTCGTTACAGTTGATACATTCTTTGTTCCCAATATTTTTACGCCTAATGGTGATGGTATAAATGATTGTTTTTATATGCCTCACGGTAACATAATAAATGACTCTGTTATTTATTATGATGGAACTCAAATCCTGAAAATACAGAAATTCAATTTAAAGGAAGGTCATTTAGAACTACAAAAGGCAAGCTGTAAAGATTATTTTTTTGAAATTGAAATTTATAACCGCTGGGGCAGGGTTGTTTTTAATGATGATAAAAGAGATTTCAAATGGTGTGGAGAAGGATTTCCAGATGGGGTTTATTTCTACGTGATCAGCTTTTCAGAATCTGATCATTTTAAAGGCACGGTTACGATACTCCGATAA
- a CDS encoding Crp/Fnr family transcriptional regulator — protein MATNTKFWYLENFILFSCLSKDEMGDLAQKTTMRNCSRDKFIYFPDEPSRNIYFLKEGRVKIGSYSEDGKEIIKTILQPGEIFGELSITGEEKRNDFAQAIDDNVMICVMNMKDMEELMEKNTKLGMRLTKLIGFRLRKVERRLESLIFKDARTRIVDLIKDMATEDSKMVGTETLIMNNLTHQDMAKLTATSRQTVTTVLNELREKNLIYFDRKRILIRDIGKLI, from the coding sequence ATGGCAACGAACACTAAATTCTGGTACCTCGAAAATTTCATCTTATTTAGTTGTCTTTCCAAAGATGAAATGGGGGATCTTGCGCAAAAAACAACTATGCGTAACTGCTCAAGGGATAAATTTATTTACTTTCCTGATGAACCTTCCAGGAATATTTACTTTTTAAAAGAAGGGAGGGTGAAAATCGGTTCATATTCCGAAGATGGAAAGGAAATTATAAAGACAATTTTACAACCCGGGGAGATCTTTGGAGAATTATCAATAACAGGTGAAGAAAAAAGGAATGATTTTGCTCAAGCCATAGACGATAATGTGATGATATGTGTGATGAATATGAAGGATATGGAAGAATTGATGGAAAAAAACACCAAATTAGGAATGAGACTTACAAAGCTTATCGGTTTTCGCCTTAGAAAAGTAGAGAGGAGATTAGAATCGCTTATTTTTAAAGACGCCCGCACCCGCATTGTTGATCTCATAAAAGATATGGCGACAGAAGATAGCAAAATGGTAGGCACCGAAACATTGATCATGAACAATCTTACCCATCAGGATATGGCGAAGCTAACTGCCACTTCCCGTCAAACCGTAACCACCGTTCTGAATGAATTGCGTGAAAAAAATCTTATTTATTTTGACCGGAAAAGGATATTGATCCGGGATATTGGCAAACTGATATAG